Proteins encoded together in one Dechloromonas sp. HYN0024 window:
- the prmB gene encoding 50S ribosomal protein L3 N(5)-glutamine methyltransferase, with protein MTTAANTELFTVRDYIRYAVSRFNAAQLFFGHGSDNAWDEAVYLTLHTLNLPLDRLEPFLDARLLPHEREALLDIYTRRCQDRLPAAYLTNEAWLGEHRFYVDDRVIVPRSFIAELLDEQLTPWIDDPWAIESALDLCTGSGCLAILSALAFPNAEVAGVDLSEDALAVAERNVADYHLNERVELIQSDAFTKLQGRQFDLIISNPPYVNAESVAALPPEYLHEPELALGSGEDGLDFTRIILREAKKHLTENGILIVEIGHNRDDLEAAYPTLPFTWLDTAAGDEFVFMLHAADLPD; from the coding sequence ATGACCACAGCCGCCAATACAGAACTTTTCACCGTTCGCGATTACATCCGCTATGCCGTCAGCCGCTTCAATGCAGCCCAGCTCTTCTTCGGCCACGGCAGCGACAACGCCTGGGACGAAGCGGTTTATCTGACCCTGCATACGCTCAATCTGCCGCTCGACCGCCTCGAACCCTTTCTCGATGCACGCCTCCTGCCGCACGAGCGTGAGGCACTACTCGACATTTACACCCGCCGCTGTCAGGACCGCCTGCCCGCTGCCTACCTGACCAACGAGGCCTGGCTCGGTGAGCACCGCTTCTACGTCGACGACCGCGTCATCGTGCCGCGCTCATTTATCGCCGAACTGCTCGACGAACAACTGACACCGTGGATCGACGACCCGTGGGCCATCGAATCGGCCCTCGACCTGTGCACCGGCTCCGGCTGCCTGGCCATCCTCAGCGCCCTGGCCTTTCCCAATGCCGAAGTGGCCGGTGTCGACCTGTCGGAGGATGCCTTGGCCGTCGCCGAACGCAATGTCGCCGACTATCACCTCAACGAACGGGTCGAACTGATCCAGTCGGACGCCTTCACCAAGTTGCAGGGCCGCCAGTTCGACCTGATCATTTCCAACCCGCCCTACGTCAATGCCGAATCGGTCGCCGCCCTGCCGCCGGAATACCTGCACGAGCCGGAACTGGCGCTCGGCTCAGGCGAAGACGGCCTTGATTTCACCCGTATCATCCTGCGCGAAGCAAAAAAACATCTGACGGAAAACGGCATCCTCATCGTCGAAATCGGCCACAACCGCGATGACCTCGAAGCCGCCTACCCGACCCTGCCCTTCACCTGGCTCGATACTGCCGCTGGCGACGAATTCGTGTTCATGCTGCACGCTGCCGATTTACCGGACTAA
- a CDS encoding spermidine synthase-like protein, with protein MSQLFEMPSPFEVETGTVLMHEPSWAREGELRAQLLDESYAKPFVIDDGKSRFLYFNVRLMQSEMSLKAPNDLAIRYTQKMMAFLLFQPRPKRIVLIGLGGGSLIKFCYQRMPGTHLTAVELDPHVIAFRDTFLMPPDDGRLQVLEADGAEFLQTAEKGIDALLVDAFDKTGFAPSLANREFFDNAYAKLSGNGVLVINLAGEKETYAGLIGEAMHVFDDQVIVISVPDDGNHVLYAFKERHFEPRWRWLHNYAKELRAKFGLDFPAFVQKMERSTKLGLARREAIRLR; from the coding sequence TTGAGTCAGTTGTTCGAAATGCCCAGCCCGTTTGAGGTCGAGACGGGCACTGTGCTCATGCACGAGCCATCGTGGGCCAGGGAAGGCGAACTGCGCGCCCAGTTGCTTGACGAAAGCTATGCCAAGCCTTTCGTCATCGACGATGGCAAATCGCGCTTCCTGTATTTCAACGTTCGCCTGATGCAGAGCGAGATGTCGCTCAAGGCACCGAACGACCTGGCCATTCGCTATACGCAGAAAATGATGGCCTTCCTGCTCTTCCAGCCGCGCCCCAAACGCATCGTGCTGATCGGTCTGGGGGGTGGGTCGCTGATCAAGTTCTGCTACCAGCGCATGCCCGGCACACATCTGACTGCCGTGGAACTCGATCCGCATGTGATTGCCTTCCGCGACACTTTCCTGATGCCGCCGGACGATGGCCGCCTCCAGGTACTTGAGGCGGATGGTGCCGAATTCCTCCAGACTGCTGAAAAAGGCATTGATGCGCTACTCGTCGATGCCTTCGACAAGACCGGCTTCGCCCCCAGCCTGGCCAACCGCGAATTCTTTGACAATGCCTACGCCAAGCTCTCGGGCAATGGGGTACTGGTCATCAATCTGGCCGGTGAGAAGGAAACCTATGCCGGCCTGATCGGCGAGGCCATGCACGTTTTTGATGATCAGGTCATCGTTATTTCGGTGCCCGACGATGGCAACCATGTCCTCTATGCCTTCAAGGAGCGCCATTTCGAACCACGCTGGCGCTGGCTGCACAACTACGCCAAGGAATTGCGCGCCAAGTTCGGCCTCGATTTCCCGGCCTTTGTGCAGAAAATGGAACGTTCGACCAAACTCGGCCTGGCCCGCCGCGAGGCCATCCGGCTACGCTGA
- a CDS encoding aminoacyl-histidine dipeptidase codes for MNNSDISSLQPAIVWSHFSNLCLIPRPSKHEAKLRDSLQQWALARGLAVIVDTAGNLIIRKPASAGCERWPGVVMQAHLDMVCQKNAGSAHDFFKDPICPELRDGWLVAERTTLGADNGIGVALILAALEDKSLVHGPLEALLTVDEEAGMGGARGLQAGILEGRLMLNLDTEEWGEFYLGCAGGLDVNVERPGTAEPLPDGYQAFRIDLRGLRGGHSGVDIHEERGNAIKLLVRVVHDLAAALPLRLIALQGGSARNALPREAFALLALPEIAAARLPVLLASLEAMLKAELRGIDEGLKLDVSSVDARLVMALAEQEVWLHSLHASPHGVRRMSRQVPGVVETSNNLGMVEVHPNGGSCNFMVRSLIGSGSLALADEIVSLWRLSGSRVEKEGFYPGWAPNPDSALLKVCQSVFLRDFAAASKVQVIHAGLECGLIGDKYPGMDIVSFGPTIRGAHAPGERVEVASVGHCWRLLQGILAELG; via the coding sequence GTGAATAATTCGGATATATCGAGCCTGCAGCCAGCCATTGTCTGGTCCCATTTTTCCAATCTATGTCTGATTCCACGCCCCTCCAAACATGAGGCGAAGCTGCGCGATTCGTTGCAGCAATGGGCGTTGGCCCGTGGTCTGGCGGTCATCGTCGATACGGCGGGCAACCTGATCATTCGCAAGCCGGCCAGTGCCGGTTGCGAACGTTGGCCGGGCGTTGTGATGCAGGCGCATCTCGACATGGTGTGCCAGAAGAATGCTGGCAGTGCGCATGATTTTTTCAAGGATCCGATTTGCCCCGAGTTGCGCGATGGCTGGCTGGTGGCCGAAAGGACGACGCTGGGCGCCGACAACGGGATAGGCGTTGCCCTGATTCTGGCGGCCCTTGAAGACAAAAGTCTTGTTCACGGGCCGCTCGAAGCCTTGCTCACGGTCGATGAAGAGGCCGGTATGGGCGGGGCGCGGGGGCTTCAGGCGGGTATTCTCGAGGGGCGTTTGATGCTCAATCTCGATACCGAGGAATGGGGCGAGTTCTATCTCGGCTGCGCCGGCGGTCTCGATGTCAATGTCGAGCGTCCCGGCACTGCCGAGCCGCTTCCCGATGGCTATCAGGCTTTTCGGATCGATTTGCGTGGCTTGCGCGGCGGACATTCCGGTGTCGATATCCACGAAGAGCGCGGCAATGCAATCAAGTTGCTGGTTCGCGTCGTGCACGATCTGGCGGCGGCGCTGCCCTTGCGCCTGATTGCGCTGCAGGGTGGTTCAGCGCGCAATGCCTTGCCGCGCGAGGCATTTGCACTGCTCGCCTTGCCGGAAATTGCAGCGGCGCGTTTGCCAGTTTTGCTGGCAAGCCTGGAGGCCATGCTGAAAGCCGAGTTGCGCGGCATTGATGAGGGCTTGAAACTGGATGTTTCGAGTGTCGACGCAAGGCTGGTCATGGCGCTGGCCGAGCAGGAAGTCTGGCTGCATTCGTTGCACGCCTCGCCGCATGGTGTGCGCCGGATGAGCCGGCAGGTGCCGGGCGTGGTCGAGACCTCGAATAACCTCGGCATGGTCGAAGTGCACCCGAATGGGGGATCTTGCAACTTCATGGTGCGTTCGCTGATCGGCAGTGGCAGTCTGGCGCTGGCCGACGAAATTGTCAGCTTATGGCGGCTGAGCGGCAGTCGGGTTGAAAAGGAAGGTTTTTATCCGGGTTGGGCGCCGAACCCCGATTCGGCGTTGCTCAAGGTCTGCCAGTCAGTTTTTCTGCGTGATTTCGCCGCTGCCTCGAAGGTACAGGTTATTCACGCCGGACTGGAATGTGGCCTCATCGGCGACAAGTATCCCGGCATGGACATTGTTTCTTTCGGGCCGACGATTCGCGGCGCGCATGCGCCGGGTGAGCGCGTCGAGGTGGCCTCGGTCGGGCACTGCTGGCGTCTGTTGCAGGGCATACTGGCGGAACTTGGTTGA
- a CDS encoding DNA-3-methyladenine glycosylase I — protein sequence MERCPWCEGFDLYREYHDKEWGVPLHDDRALFELLILEGAQAGLSWATVLKRREHYRKVFDGFVPERVARYDAQKVAELLADPGIIRNRAKVAAAILNAQACLAIQAGGQSFSNYLWGFVGGSPIQNGWTSLSEVPARTPQSEAMSKALAKAGFKFVGATICYAFMQASGMVNDHLVSCPRHREVRTG from the coding sequence ATGGAACGCTGCCCCTGGTGTGAAGGCTTTGACCTTTACCGCGAGTACCACGACAAGGAGTGGGGCGTTCCGCTCCACGATGACCGGGCGTTATTTGAATTGCTCATTCTGGAAGGGGCTCAGGCCGGGCTTTCCTGGGCGACCGTGTTGAAAAGGCGGGAACACTACCGGAAGGTGTTTGACGGATTCGTTCCCGAACGTGTGGCCCGTTACGATGCGCAGAAGGTGGCCGAGCTATTGGCTGACCCGGGCATTATCCGCAACCGTGCCAAAGTGGCTGCCGCCATTCTCAATGCCCAGGCCTGTTTGGCCATCCAGGCCGGGGGGCAATCGTTCAGCAACTATCTTTGGGGTTTCGTCGGCGGTTCACCCATCCAGAATGGTTGGACCTCGCTGTCCGAGGTGCCGGCCAGGACACCTCAGTCTGAAGCCATGAGCAAGGCGCTCGCCAAGGCTGGATTCAAATTTGTCGGCGCCACGATTTGCTATGCCTTCATGCAGGCTTCGGGGATGGTCAATGATCATCTGGTCAGCTGCCCGCGTCACCGAGAAGTGCGAACAGGCTAG
- a CDS encoding penicillin-binding protein 1A yields MSLFSTAVEFLALPFATASYRHDLRRTLVALSAVGILVVFTLLGAMLVTVMPNLPAFDVVTDYRPKIPLRIYTADGALLGEFGDEHRDFTPIKEIPTVLKDALLAIEDARFYEHSGVDYRGVLRALVADLSGGFRQGASTITMQVARAFFLSQEKTLKRKLTEVVMAYRIESALTKDQILELYMNQIYLGQRTHGFASAARTYFKKRLPELTLAEAAMLAGIPQNPAKHNPAVSPVRAKARQELVLKRMLHLGKITQAQYDEAVSQALTIGHRLEFEAHADHVAEMVRQELYAQYKGDAYTQGFNVYTTLDKAEQNAAYDSVRRNVLAYDQRHGYRGPEGFVDLPDNEDERDEAIDRILARHPSSDNLISAVVTEVSAKRVRAEPASGDTLEIKGEGLRFAARALQANAKMDARIRVGSVIRVSQDSKGRWSISQMPEVAAAFVALNAEDGSYRALVGGFEFSRNQFNHVTSAWRQPGSSIKPFVYSAALEKGFSPATLLNDAPISLPGGADGQSWEPRNDDGFAGPISLRQALARSKNVVAVRLLQAISPQYGRDYLQRFGFDVAKHPANLTMTLGSGSVTPLQLASAYAVFANGGFKVSPRLIQKVTDARGNVLSEAPPLPVRQEEQRAIDARNAFIIDSMLREVVRSGTGAVATQRLGRNDLAGKTGTTSDAVDGWFAGYAGNVVAVSWMGYDQPRSLGGREFGATLALPIWIDYMRQAMSGKPPAERKPPSGISFVDGDWLYDEFKGDDGIKTLDVEVSPIKSIFDAIRKVFGG; encoded by the coding sequence GTGAGCTTGTTCTCAACAGCCGTCGAATTTCTTGCCTTGCCCTTTGCGACGGCCAGTTACCGTCATGACTTGCGGCGCACCCTCGTGGCGCTGAGTGCCGTCGGCATTCTGGTGGTGTTCACGCTGCTTGGCGCCATGCTTGTCACCGTGATGCCCAACCTGCCCGCCTTCGATGTCGTGACTGACTATCGCCCGAAGATTCCCTTGCGGATTTATACGGCCGATGGGGCGCTGCTTGGCGAGTTCGGAGACGAACATCGGGACTTCACGCCGATCAAGGAAATCCCCACGGTACTGAAGGATGCGCTGCTGGCGATCGAGGATGCGCGATTTTACGAGCACAGTGGCGTTGATTACCGGGGTGTCTTGCGGGCATTGGTGGCTGATCTGAGCGGCGGCTTTCGCCAGGGCGCCTCGACGATCACGATGCAGGTGGCACGCGCTTTCTTCCTTTCGCAGGAAAAAACATTAAAGCGTAAATTGACTGAAGTCGTCATGGCGTACCGCATTGAATCGGCCTTGACCAAGGACCAGATCCTCGAGCTCTACATGAACCAGATCTACCTTGGCCAGCGAACCCATGGCTTTGCCAGCGCGGCCCGCACCTATTTCAAAAAGCGCCTGCCGGAGCTGACCCTGGCCGAAGCGGCCATGCTGGCCGGCATCCCGCAAAACCCGGCCAAGCATAATCCGGCGGTCAGTCCGGTCAGGGCCAAGGCTCGCCAGGAACTGGTATTGAAGCGCATGTTGCATCTGGGAAAGATTACTCAGGCGCAATATGACGAGGCGGTCAGCCAGGCACTGACCATCGGCCACCGCCTGGAGTTCGAGGCCCATGCCGATCATGTCGCCGAGATGGTGCGCCAGGAACTCTATGCCCAATACAAGGGCGATGCTTATACCCAGGGCTTCAATGTCTATACGACGCTCGACAAGGCCGAACAGAATGCGGCTTACGACTCGGTACGGCGTAATGTGCTGGCCTACGACCAGCGCCATGGCTATCGGGGTCCTGAGGGTTTTGTCGATCTGCCGGATAATGAAGACGAACGTGACGAAGCCATCGACCGGATTTTGGCCAGACATCCGAGCAGTGACAACCTGATATCGGCTGTCGTCACCGAAGTCTCGGCCAAGCGCGTACGGGCCGAACCTGCCTCCGGCGATACGCTGGAGATCAAGGGTGAGGGGCTGCGTTTTGCCGCCCGAGCCTTGCAGGCGAACGCCAAAATGGATGCCAGGATTCGGGTCGGCTCGGTGATCCGCGTCAGTCAGGACAGCAAGGGCCGCTGGTCGATCAGCCAGATGCCGGAAGTGGCTGCCGCTTTTGTTGCCCTTAATGCCGAGGATGGTTCCTACCGGGCGCTGGTCGGTGGTTTCGAATTTTCCCGCAATCAGTTCAACCATGTCACCAGCGCCTGGCGTCAGCCGGGATCGAGTATCAAGCCATTCGTCTATTCGGCCGCCCTCGAAAAGGGCTTCTCGCCGGCCACGCTGCTTAACGATGCGCCGATCTCACTGCCTGGCGGTGCTGACGGACAATCCTGGGAGCCCCGCAATGACGACGGCTTTGCTGGCCCGATCAGCCTTCGTCAGGCCCTGGCACGTTCCAAGAACGTCGTTGCCGTCCGGTTGCTGCAGGCCATCTCGCCGCAATATGGACGCGATTATCTCCAGCGCTTCGGATTCGATGTCGCCAAGCATCCGGCCAATCTGACCATGACGCTGGGTAGTGGCTCGGTCACCCCCTTGCAGTTGGCCAGCGCCTACGCGGTATTCGCCAATGGTGGCTTCAAGGTCAGCCCACGATTGATCCAGAAGGTCACCGACGCCCGTGGCAACGTGCTGAGTGAGGCGCCACCGCTGCCGGTCAGGCAGGAAGAGCAACGGGCCATCGATGCCCGCAACGCTTTCATCATCGACAGCATGCTACGCGAGGTGGTCAGGAGCGGTACCGGCGCCGTGGCGACCCAGCGTTTGGGACGCAACGACCTGGCCGGCAAGACCGGTACCACGAGCGATGCCGTCGATGGATGGTTTGCCGGCTACGCTGGCAACGTCGTGGCCGTTTCGTGGATGGGGTACGACCAGCCCAGGTCGCTTGGTGGCCGCGAATTCGGCGCGACCCTGGCCCTGCCGATATGGATTGACTACATGCGCCAGGCCATGTCCGGCAAGCCGCCGGCCGAAAGAAAGCCGCCGTCGGGCATCTCCTTCGTCGACGGGGACTGGCTCTACGATGAGTTCAAGGGTGATGATGGAATCAAGACGCTGGACGTGGAAGTGTCGCCGATCAAGTCGATCTTCGATGCAATACGGAAGGTCTTTGGTGGCTGA
- a CDS encoding site-specific integrase, with amino-acid sequence MATFEQRESGWWQAKVRRKGHAAQSKTFEKRNDAEVWARDIENKMDLGVFASRKEAEKTTLKEALERYQKDVTPKKKGAAQETYRIKALAISNLGPRFLASIQSKDVAVFRDSEGARGLAPSSIIKVLALLSHLFETARKEWGIEVENPVKAIKKPKVNNARDRRLSPEELDYLLNALDNPGPSTQVEAGDRRNVWTPKVARWAIETAMRQNEILSLDWKHVDLDKRTAFLPETKTGTSRTVPLSSSAAALLLEPEGVARLQRGKVFPTTASAIKQSYSRAVVRARKKYLADTLATSCEPIDGFLEDLTFHDLRHEATSRLAEKLQLHELMRVTGHRDMRMLARYYHPRAEDLAKKLG; translated from the coding sequence ATGGCAACGTTCGAACAGCGAGAAAGCGGTTGGTGGCAAGCAAAGGTGCGGCGAAAGGGTCATGCCGCGCAAAGCAAGACCTTTGAAAAGAGGAATGACGCTGAGGTATGGGCGCGAGATATTGAGAACAAAATGGACCTCGGCGTCTTTGCAAGTCGAAAAGAAGCGGAAAAAACGACGTTGAAGGAGGCCCTTGAGCGCTATCAAAAAGATGTAACTCCGAAAAAAAAAGGTGCGGCACAGGAAACGTACAGGATAAAAGCGTTGGCCATATCAAACCTCGGCCCACGATTCCTTGCCAGCATCCAGAGCAAGGATGTTGCCGTGTTTCGCGACAGCGAAGGGGCGCGCGGCCTAGCGCCATCGTCAATCATAAAAGTCCTCGCATTGCTATCGCATCTTTTCGAGACTGCTCGGAAAGAATGGGGTATTGAGGTCGAAAATCCGGTCAAGGCGATCAAAAAACCAAAAGTAAATAATGCCCGCGATCGCAGGCTTTCCCCCGAAGAGTTGGATTATTTGCTAAACGCGCTGGACAACCCGGGCCCGTCAACGCAAGTCGAAGCTGGCGACCGGCGAAATGTTTGGACACCAAAAGTGGCAAGGTGGGCTATCGAAACGGCGATGCGGCAAAACGAGATTTTGTCACTGGACTGGAAGCATGTTGACCTAGACAAGCGCACTGCCTTTTTGCCGGAAACAAAAACTGGAACAAGCCGCACAGTGCCACTTTCCAGTTCCGCTGCTGCGCTTCTGTTGGAACCGGAGGGGGTGGCACGTCTACAACGCGGCAAAGTATTTCCGACAACAGCCTCGGCGATTAAGCAGTCATACAGCCGTGCAGTTGTCCGCGCGCGGAAAAAATACCTTGCCGACACCCTGGCGACCAGTTGCGAGCCGATCGATGGATTCCTCGAAGATCTGACATTCCATGATCTGCGGCACGAAGCAACCAGTCGCCTAGCTGAAAAGTTGCAGTTACATGAACTGATGCGCGTCACCGGACACAGAGATATGCGCATGCTTGCGCGGTACTACCACCCTCGCGCCGAGGATTTGGCAAAGAAATTGGGGTAG
- the galU gene encoding UTP--glucose-1-phosphate uridylyltransferase GalU: protein MKKIKKAVFPVAGMGTRFLPATKASPKEMLPIVDKPLIQYAVEEAVAAGITDMVFVTGRSKRAIEDHFDKAYELETELAARGKTEMLEFVRSMIPANINCIYIRQAEALGLGHAVLCARPVIGDEPFAVILADDLLDGQPSVMRQMTEVYDYYRCSVIGVQDVPRSETKSYGIVRSAAVTDRLERIEAIVEKPKAEEAPSTLGVVGRYILTPRIFHHLERIGKGSGGEIQLTDGIACLLTEEQVLAYRYAGTRYDCGSKLGYLQATVALGLRHHEVGAGFSGYLRELLAGAPVDGMEQN from the coding sequence ATGAAAAAAATCAAAAAAGCTGTCTTCCCTGTGGCTGGCATGGGCACTCGTTTCTTGCCGGCAACCAAGGCCAGTCCGAAGGAAATGCTGCCTATCGTCGACAAGCCGCTGATCCAGTACGCCGTTGAAGAGGCGGTGGCGGCGGGTATTACCGATATGGTCTTTGTTACCGGTCGGTCAAAGCGCGCCATCGAGGATCATTTCGACAAGGCTTACGAACTGGAAACCGAGTTGGCGGCACGCGGCAAGACCGAAATGCTGGAGTTTGTCCGCAGCATGATTCCAGCCAATATCAACTGCATCTATATCCGGCAGGCTGAAGCACTTGGCCTCGGTCATGCCGTGTTATGCGCAAGGCCGGTCATCGGCGATGAGCCGTTTGCGGTGATTCTGGCTGATGACTTGCTTGATGGGCAGCCATCGGTCATGCGCCAGATGACTGAGGTTTACGATTACTATCGATGTTCAGTTATCGGTGTTCAGGATGTGCCGCGCAGCGAGACGAAGAGTTATGGCATTGTCAGGAGTGCTGCGGTGACTGATCGTCTCGAGCGCATCGAGGCAATTGTCGAGAAGCCGAAGGCCGAGGAGGCACCCTCGACATTGGGTGTTGTTGGCCGTTATATCTTGACGCCACGTATTTTTCATCATCTCGAGCGGATCGGCAAAGGTTCGGGCGGTGAAATCCAGCTTACTGACGGCATTGCCTGTTTGCTGACGGAAGAGCAGGTGCTGGCTTATCGCTATGCCGGTACCCGATATGACTGTGGCTCCAAACTTGGCTATCTGCAGGCGACCGTGGCATTGGGCCTGCGTCATCATGAGGTCGGTGCAGGGTTTTCGGGCTACCTGAGGGAGTTGCTGGCGGGAGCCCCTGTCGATGGTATGGAACAGAACTGA
- a CDS encoding PilZ domain-containing protein, translating to MSLLERRRSPRFPFHTSAHIVIGNIEHNGTVVDLSASGVLIRAAEELDCRLGEPCELNLLIGNLPGQVIFRGVVVSQRRQLLGIEFRNVEVAARLALEKVIEMNLGVPQLLDRDMPALLRQLHDCEAMKAGVI from the coding sequence ATGTCTTTGCTGGAGCGCCGACGTTCGCCCCGCTTTCCGTTTCATACCTCCGCCCATATTGTGATCGGAAACATCGAACACAACGGTACGGTGGTCGATCTTTCGGCAAGCGGGGTATTGATCCGGGCCGCGGAGGAGCTTGACTGTCGGCTGGGCGAGCCATGTGAATTGAACCTGCTGATCGGGAACTTGCCCGGGCAGGTGATTTTCAGGGGGGTAGTCGTCAGTCAGCGTCGGCAACTGCTGGGCATTGAGTTCAGGAATGTTGAGGTTGCGGCGCGCCTGGCGCTGGAGAAAGTCATCGAAATGAATCTCGGCGTTCCCCAACTGCTGGATAGGGATATGCCGGCATTGCTTCGCCAGTTGCACGATTGCGAGGCAATGAAAGCGGGTGTTATTTAA
- a CDS encoding EpsD family peptidyl-prolyl cis-trans isomerase, with translation MHLPFTPKLLAILVTTATALTLAGCDKADSSKTATQVAAKVNGTEISVHQINTILTRASGVTNENAPQARKEILDRLIDQELVVGQAMAKKLDRTPETLSAIEAARREVLSRAYLEQVSATAAKPSADEIKHYFDENPNLFSKRRIYNIQELSINKSSGSMDGLKEFASTGKSMEEIAIWLKAHNLQTKGGASTRPAEQIPLELLPKIATMKDGQTSIIDTPQVMVVLRLVSSQSAPVDESTAKPVIEQYLQTQRKNKAVADEMKRLKEGAKIEFVGDFAKPATAAAPAKETPVADNKAPPGNALEKGVAGLK, from the coding sequence ATGCATTTGCCGTTTACGCCCAAGCTTCTCGCGATCCTGGTTACCACTGCCACTGCCCTGACCCTTGCCGGCTGCGACAAGGCCGACAGCAGCAAAACAGCGACCCAGGTTGCGGCCAAAGTAAATGGCACGGAGATTTCTGTCCATCAGATCAACACCATCCTGACGAGAGCTTCCGGCGTCACCAACGAGAATGCGCCCCAGGCCCGCAAAGAAATCCTTGACCGCCTGATCGACCAGGAACTGGTTGTCGGGCAAGCCATGGCCAAGAAACTGGACCGTACGCCGGAAACCCTCAGCGCCATCGAAGCGGCTCGCCGCGAAGTGCTTTCCCGCGCCTATCTGGAGCAGGTTTCCGCCACTGCCGCCAAACCTTCAGCCGATGAAATTAAGCATTACTTCGACGAGAACCCCAACCTGTTTTCGAAGCGCCGCATCTACAACATTCAGGAACTCTCGATCAACAAGAGCTCCGGCTCGATGGACGGCCTAAAGGAATTTGCCAGCACCGGCAAGTCCATGGAAGAAATAGCCATCTGGCTGAAGGCCCACAACCTTCAGACAAAGGGCGGCGCCAGTACCCGTCCGGCAGAACAGATCCCGCTCGAATTGCTGCCTAAAATCGCCACCATGAAAGACGGGCAAACCAGCATCATCGACACCCCGCAAGTCATGGTCGTCCTCCGATTGGTCAGTTCCCAGTCTGCCCCGGTCGACGAAAGCACCGCCAAGCCGGTCATCGAGCAATATCTGCAAACCCAGCGCAAAAACAAGGCCGTCGCCGACGAAATGAAACGATTGAAGGAAGGCGCCAAGATCGAATTTGTCGGCGACTTTGCAAAGCCGGCGACCGCAGCCGCGCCAGCCAAGGAAACCCCCGTTGCAGACAACAAGGCCCCCCCCGGCAACGCCCTCGAAAAGGGCGTCGCCGGTCTCAAGTGA